The genomic window TGTACATGCTGGGCGCCTGGCGCGAGGCCGGCAGGATGTACACCCCGCGCGAGCGCGCCGCCCTGGGCTGGGCCGAGGCCGTGACCCGGCTGACGAACCAGGAAGTGAGCGACGCGGTCTACGACGAGGCACGCCAGCAGTTCAGCGAGAAGGAGCTGGTCGACCTGACGCTGGCCGTCATCGCCATCAACGGCTGGAACCGCCTGTCGATCCCCTTCCGCGTGGAGGCGGGCCATTACCAGCCGGCGCAGCGCTCCAAGGCCTGACAACACCCGGACCCACCGCCATGAGCAACCGCATGTACCCGCAAGCCGACGCCGACATCGCACGCAAGCGCCGCGAGCTGGCGCCCAAGCAACTCGAAGCCTTCCGCGCCTTCAGCGCCGCGTGCTTTGCCGACGGCGCGCTGCCGGGCAAGATGAAGCAGCTGATCGCCGTGGCCGTGGCGCACGTCACGCAGTGCCCCTACTGCATCCGCGGCCACACCGAGGCTGCGCTCAAGGCCGGCGCCAGCGAGGCCGAGATCATGGAAGCCATCTGGGTGGCTGCCGAAATGCGTGCCGGCGGCGCCTACGCGCATTCGGCGCTGGCGATCGACACCATGGCCGCGCACGCGCAGGCCCACGGCGGCTGAGCAGGCGGCTTCAGCGCCCGCGCTTTTCGCCGCGCTCGCGCGCCCGCCGTGCCTGGCGGCTTTCCTGCGCCCGCGCGGCGGCATCCTCGCGCCGGCGCCGGCGCTGCTGCCAGCGGCGCGACAGCGTGCGCCCCAGCCAGAAGGCACCCGCCCCCGTGACGACCATGATCGCCATGCCCAGCGCGGAAACGTCCTGGCCCCACATCACAGCACCCGCACGATGTCGCTTGGCTTGAAGCCGAAGCTGCCTTCCTTGCCCTTGCGCCCACGCGCGGCGCGGGCGTTGTTCAGGCTGCGGATTTCCAGCACCTCCTCGCGCGGCTTGCCGCCGCGCCCCACGCCGGTGATGCGCACGCTGCGCACATAGGCGGCCGCGCCGGCCAGGCTGTCCTTGGCGTCCAGCTGCATCAGCATCAGGCCGCGGCCGCCCTTGTCCATCTGGCGCAGCTCGCCGATCTCGAAACTCAGGAGGCGCCCGCCCACGGAGACGCAGGCCACATGCGTGGCCGCTATCGCACCGATAGCTGCTGGCGCTTGTCCATCCAGGGCCAGCACCGGTTTTGACTCGGAATCCAGCACCACCAGCGAGGGGCGGCACACCTGCTCGTCGCCGCCCAGGCTGAGGAACGCCTTGCCACCCCGGTTGCGCCCGCACATCTGCGCCACGGACGCCAGAAAGCCGTAGCCGCCCGAGCCCGAGAGCAGCAGCACGGCGCTTTCGGGCCCGGCAAAGTAATGCCGCACCTCGGTGCCCGCCTCCAGCTCGATCAGCGTGGTGATGGGCTGGCCGTCGCCGCGCCCGCCCGGCAGGCTGGCCACCGGCACGCTGTACACGCGGCCGTTGCTGCCGAAGACCAGCAGTTGGTCGACGGTGCGGCACTCGAAGGTGCCGTACAGCGCGTCGCCCGACTTGAAGGCAAAGCCCGCCGCATCGTGCCCATGGCCTTGGCGCGCGCGCACCCAGCCTTTTTCGCTGACGACCACCGTCACCGGCTCGTCCAGCACCTTGACCTCGGCCACGGCCTTCTTCTCGGCCTGGATCAGCGTGCGGCGCGCATCCGCAAACTCCTTCGCATCCTGCTCGATCTCCTTGATCATCAAGCGGCGCAGCGTGGCCGGGCTGCCCAGCACCTCTTCCAGGCCGCCCTGCTCCTTGCGCAGCTCACTCAGCTCCTGCTCGATCTTGATCGCCTCCAGCCGCGCCAGCTGCCGCAGGCGGATGTCGAGGATGTCGTCAGCCTGGCGCTCGCTCAAGTTGAAGCGCGCGATCAGCGCCGCCTTGGGCTCATCGGCCTGGCGGATGATGGCAATCACCTCGTCGATGTTGAGCAGCACCAGTTGCCGCCCTTCGAGGATGTGGATGCGGTCGAGCACCTTGGCCAGCCGGTGCTGGCTGCGCCGCGTGATGGTCTGCTGGCGGAAATCGACCCACTCCACCAGCATCTGCCGCAGCGACTTCTGCACCGGCCGCCCGTCCAGGCCGATGCTGGTCAGGTTGATGGGGCTGGACGTTTCCAGGCTGGTGTGCACCAGCAGCGTGTTGGCCAGCTCGTCGGGGGCGATGGTGCGGCTCTTGGGCTCGAACACCAGGCGCACCGGTGCGTCCTTGCTCGACTCGTCGCGCACGCCGTCGAGCACCGCCAGCACCGTGGCCTTGAGCTGGTTCTGCTCCTGCGTTACCGCCTTCTTGCCGGCCTTGACCTTGGGGTTGGTCAGCTCCTCGATCTCTTCCAGCACCTTCTGCGCCGAGGTGCCGGGCGGCAGCTCGGTCACCACCATCTGCCACTGCCCGCGGGCCAGGTCCTCCACCTGCCAGCGCGCGCGCACCTTCAGGCTGCCGCGCCCGCTCTCGTAGGCGGCGCGGATGTCGCTCTCGCTGCTGATGATCTGCCCGCCGCCCGGATAGTCCGGCCCCGGCAGCAGCGCGAACAACTCGTCGTCGCTGAGCCTGGCGTTCTTGACCAGCGCCACGCAGGCATCGGCCACCTCGCGCAGGTTGTGGCTGGGGATCTCGGTGGCCAGGCCCACGGCAATGCCGCTGGCGCCGTTGAGCAGCGCGAACGGCAGGCGCGCCGGCAGTTGGCGCGGCTCCTCCGTGCTGCCGTCGTAGTTGGGCACGAAGTCCACCGTGCCCTGGTCGATCTCGGCCAGCAGCAGGCGCGTGATCTTGGCCAAGCGCGCCTCGGTGTAGCGCATGGCGGCGGCGCCATC from Burkholderiaceae bacterium includes these protein-coding regions:
- a CDS encoding carboxymuconolactone decarboxylase family protein, which gives rise to MSNRMYPQADADIARKRRELAPKQLEAFRAFSAACFADGALPGKMKQLIAVAVAHVTQCPYCIRGHTEAALKAGASEAEIMEAIWVAAEMRAGGAYAHSALAIDTMAAHAQAHGG
- a CDS encoding carboxymuconolactone decarboxylase family protein; protein product: MTQRLNYQQAAPDGLKAMLGLENYARNSGLEHSLLELVKTRVSQINGCAFCLDMHTKDARAAGETEQRLYMLGAWREAGRMYTPRERAALGWAEAVTRLTNQEVSDAVYDEARQQFSEKELVDLTLAVIAINGWNRLSIPFRVEAGHYQPAQRSKA
- the parC gene encoding DNA topoisomerase IV subunit A: MNDLTTPDLLTPEEEGDQLALGQYAQRAYLEYALSVVKGRALPDVADGQKPVQRRILYAMERMGLGWGGAGGNVPARPVKSARVVGDVLGRFHPHGDSAAYDALVRMAQDFSQRYPLIDGQGNFGSRDGDGAAAMRYTEARLAKITRLLLAEIDQGTVDFVPNYDGSTEEPRQLPARLPFALLNGASGIAVGLATEIPSHNLREVADACVALVKNARLSDDELFALLPGPDYPGGGQIISSESDIRAAYESGRGSLKVRARWQVEDLARGQWQMVVTELPPGTSAQKVLEEIEELTNPKVKAGKKAVTQEQNQLKATVLAVLDGVRDESSKDAPVRLVFEPKSRTIAPDELANTLLVHTSLETSSPINLTSIGLDGRPVQKSLRQMLVEWVDFRQQTITRRSQHRLAKVLDRIHILEGRQLVLLNIDEVIAIIRQADEPKAALIARFNLSERQADDILDIRLRQLARLEAIKIEQELSELRKEQGGLEEVLGSPATLRRLMIKEIEQDAKEFADARRTLIQAEKKAVAEVKVLDEPVTVVVSEKGWVRARQGHGHDAAGFAFKSGDALYGTFECRTVDQLLVFGSNGRVYSVPVASLPGGRGDGQPITTLIELEAGTEVRHYFAGPESAVLLLSGSGGYGFLASVAQMCGRNRGGKAFLSLGGDEQVCRPSLVVLDSESKPVLALDGQAPAAIGAIAATHVACVSVGGRLLSFEIGELRQMDKGGRGLMLMQLDAKDSLAGAAAYVRSVRITGVGRGGKPREEVLEIRSLNNARAARGRKGKEGSFGFKPSDIVRVL